A segment of the Myxococcales bacterium genome:
ACAAGTAAGCGGGGACCGAGCGGCCGTCGAAGGAGGGGATCTGCACGGAGGTGCCCGCCACCATCTCGTGACCGGCGAGCGAGGCGGGGAGCGGCTCGGCGACCGCGATGATCTTGCGCTCCTTCAAGTCGATGACGTGCGGCGACGCCGGCGTCGTGTCGCTCAAGAGGTTGACGGCGAAGTAGCGCTCGCTGCGCGAAAATCCGAGAAACCACGTGCCGCTTCGCGTCGCACCCCAAGGGCTGAAGGCGCCGCCCTTCGGCGCCGGCGGGAGCGTCACCTCCTTGTTGGCCCTCACGTCATTCACGACGATCTTCGGCACGCCATCGACGTTTGAGGCGGACACGAGGTAGCGACCCGACGCCGATGGAACTCCGAGCTCGACGTCCCAGTTCTCTTTGCGAAGCGTCTTCTGCTTCTTGGTCGCGAGGTCCAGCGATACGAGCGTGGTGAATTCGCCTTCCGCGTTGCTCGTGATGAGGAGCGACTGGCCGTCTCTCGCGAACGCCTGGACCTCATGGAGCGCCGCCCCTTCGTGGGGCGTAAGCAGCGTCTTCTTGTCGGCCGAGGCCCGCTCCACGAGGTAGACGTTGTTGTCGGCGTCGGACTTCGTCTCCGCAATGGCGAAGCGCTTTCCGTCGGCACTAATGGCGTGAAACGAAAGGTTGCCTTCGGCCTTCCAGAGAACCGTCGTGGCCTTCTTCGTTACGTCGAACTCGTAGAGATCCATCGCTCGCTCGTCGCGCGCGTTCGAGAGGTAGGTGAGCTTCGTTCCGTCTGGGCTCCACTCCACGAACCGCGTGCGTCGGCCCTTCGGAAGATCGGGGACGACGGCCGCGGGGGCGTCGCCTTTGGCGTTCGTCAAGTAGAGCCGAGGCAGCTCGTCGCCTCCGTCGTCGAGCTCGTAAGCGAGGCGATCGTCTTTTGGCGAGAAGCGAAACGAGTGAACGAATCCCTGCGCCTTGGTGATCTGCGTCGCGGGTCCCCCGGTGAGTGGCCGCACGTAGAGATCGAGTCGGCCTCCTTCGTCGGAGATGAAGGCGATCCGTTTCTCGTCGTGAGAGAACGACAACCCCGAGACGCGCTTCGTCTTGAAGTACTCCTCGAGGGCAATGGGCGCCTTGGGAGCCTCGGCGCGCGCGCGCGGAGCGGGCGGTGGTTGCGTCGCGCTCGCTGGGGCGCTCCCCACCGGCGCGGAGACGCTGGTGATGGGAAGGTCGGGCGTTCCGCATCCCGCGGCGGCGAGGGGCAGCGGCGCCAGCGAGACGAGCACGAGCGACGTGGAGAGACGGAGCGAGCGCGGAGAGCGCGGCAGGCGCGGCAGGGGGCAGGACGAGGTGCGGAGCATGGCGGTCCGAAGGTTCGCACGAGGAGCTCCGCTTCATTCGGAGATCTGCCAACGGGGCCGGAGCACCGAGTCACGACGACGACCTGAGCGGTCAAGGAGATAGGTGACAGTCCATGGAGATGGGTGACACTTTCGGCGGATGGATTTTCTACTCTGCGGCTATCGCTGATTCTTTCCCTATTTCTTCTGGCGACTGAGGGGATGAATCGCCTTTCTTTCGTCGTAGTGACCGAGGTCACGGGCGAAAGCTCACCAGCCTTCCCGTCCTCAACCTCTCGAAGTCCGACCTGCTCGTCGACGGGCGACGCCGTCAGGCTGAAGCGCCGACGCCGATCGATCGCGACAATGCCTCCCTTCCAAACGGGTCGAGTCATGTCGTGCAGGGGGTAACTGGGCTTGGGCACCTCGCCCTTCCAGACGCGCGGCGAAGGCTCGTACGCGCTGGCTGGGGTTCGATCGCCAAGCGCCTCGTGGGGCCGCTCTTCGTTGAAGCACTTGCGCCAAGCGTCAAAGCGTTCCTGTTGTCCGAGCAGTGTCCGAGCCGCAGGACGCGTCGTTTCTGCTTTCAACGTGCGATGCATCCGTTCGTGGCGTCCGTTCTGCTGCGGACACCCAGGCTCGATTCGCTCGTGGAGGATCCCGAGTCGCGCGAGCCACGCTCCGAGTCGACTCAATCCAAAGAGCGCACGCGGCGAAACGAAGGGCTCGCCGTTGTCGCTTCGAATAGCTCGCGGCAGGCCTTTTCCCTGAAGATGTGCTCGAGTGCCGCTCGCACGCCCTGCCGGCCGTCCCGTCGAAGGCCTCGCACACGAGCACGTACCGGCTGAAAGCGTCGGTGACCGTAAACGGGTAGCAGACCGTCCCGTCTCCGAGCTCAAACTGCCCTTTAAGTCCATGCACCACAGCTCGTTGGGGCCCTTCGCGTCCGTCAGCGGCGCGCGATAAGCCGCCACCCGCCCGCGACGACGTCGCGGCACTGTCAGCGTTGGCGACGAAGCACGTTGGCAATCGTTGTTCGGCTCGGCAGCTCTATGCCGGGGTGCTCGATATCAGAAGCACCCTGGGCTTCTTCGGACCCCACGTCGGATGTCGCCGCCGCGCGTCGACGATGAGGCTCACGAACTGTTCCGCCAGCGCCGTCGGCGTCTGCTTGGGCCGTTGCGACAGGTCCACGAGCCCGGCATCGCCCCAAGCTTCGTAGCGCTCGACGTACTTGTAGCCGGTCTTCCGGCTCACGCCGTACTCCCGACTCAGCTCCGTCATTCGCTCGCCCGCGCGGTAGCGAAGCACCAGTGAATTTCGTTGTTCCAAGACACTCTTCGCTTTCCAAACCACGGCACTTCCTGCCGTTGTTCGCATGCCGGAGTGTCACCTATCTCCTTGGACTGCTCTGTTACCTATCTCCTTAGACTGTACCACCCCGACCCCGACCGCGACCACGACCGCGACCCCGACCGCGACTACGAGGGCGACCACGAGGGCGACCACGAGGGCGACTGCGACCGGGGGCGCGAATGCACGTGGGTTGACGAGGTGGGAGGCGAACCTCGGCGCGGAAGGGATCCAGTCCGCGTGCGCGTTTTCTCAGCGGGATCGTCGCCCGAGGTCGCACTCGAAGCTACATGGTGGAAGCTCGCGATTTGGTTTTGATAACAACGCGTTGTGAACTGGTAGGTCACACCTTCGAGTGTGCTCTTTGGGTTGGCATACCGCTCGCTAAAGGGGAGGTGTCGCTAGCCCTCCACCCCGAGAGGTCCCCCCATGTTCAATCGCCGCCCCAACACGCAACGAATCGCCGACCTGCTTCCGCGCTTCGAACTCTCCTTTGACGGCCTCGACGCAGTCTTTGGAGGGGCCGTCGACGCCGATGGGAACGAGATCGCCGACGGCACGGCCACGGGCTACGACCCTTACGCCGGGGCCGACGAGGCCGTCGCCGCGGAGCAGCAACGCGTGGAGGCTCAGCCGCAACCGGAGCCGGACTACGCGGCGCCAACGCCGAACGTCGACGTGGCCGTTCCCGCTCCTGAGTTCGGTCCCGACCCCTACCAGGCACCGCAGATCGACACTACGGGCGTTGGTCCGACGGAGGAGCTCGGCGCCGCTGAGCGGGACGCCACGCTAGCCAGTGGCGCGGGCTGGGGTGGCGAGCCCGGCACCGCGGGCGTGCCCGTCGAGCCTGTCGCGCAGAGCCCTAGCCTGCTCGGTCAGCTCTACGGAGGAGCGGAGCACCTCGGTAACCAAGTCGCCGGCGCTGCGACAGGCCTTTGGAATTCGTTGCCCTCCGCCGGAGACATGTGGAACGCGCTCCCCACGGGCTCGCAAGTTCTGAACGGGGCAGGTGAGGTGCTGAGCGCGCTCAACCCGTTCTCTGTCGGCACCGCGCACGCAGGTGAACTCCCCCGCGCGAGCGGCTTGCCCGCGCTCGCCGATGGACATACCCGAGTCGAGGTTTCGCCAGGAATCTTCCAGGACACGGCAGCTGACGGCAGCCTCGCGGGACTCCACACGACAACCGGCGCCTTGACCGAGCCGCACAAGCTTGGGCCCACACCGACTGCCCCAAACGTGCTCGAGCCGGGGTCGAGCCCCATTCCGGGAGTGGTCGTCGCCGAGCCCGGCAAATCCATCTTCGCCTACGGGCAGGAGTCATCCTCCATCCTCAACGGTCTGAGTCGCACCGTGGTCGCTCCCGCGGTCGCCGCGCTAACCGACAACAAATGGCAGTGGCCCGCAAACGCCACGGCACCGTACATCGCAACGGCCGGCATCGTGTCGGGCACCATCGACAAGGTGATGAACCACGACGCTGCGCCCGTTCCGGCGTTCGTAGAGGCGAGCCGCATCGGCATGACCGCCGTGGGCACGGCCTCGGTGACTTCGAACCTCGTTGGGACCGTGGTCGACGCCACCAAAGGGTTGACCGGTTATGGTGCGACGAGCTGGGCGGGCAACCTTGCAAAGGGCGTGGGTGCCGCCGGCGTTGGATACCTGACTGTGCAAGGAGCGAAGTACACGGATGTCGGTCAGGGGATGCTGAAGGCCGCGGACGACATGGGGATCGTGATGCCGCCGCTCTCGCCGCTCTCTCCCGCATTTGGGCCTGCCGTGATCGGCGGCTCTGCGCTCTACAACCAGGGGCGTTTGCTCGGTGCGGCGGTCGACGGCTCGCTCTACCAGACCCTGGCGCCCAACCACTATTACGGTGGCTCGGCCCCGGGGCCCAACCTTGCTCTCACGCCTGAGGGCGACGCCTTCATGCGGAGCATGCGGCCCAGTCCGTTGCTGACGCCTCTCCGCTGACCTCCGCTCACTCGAAAGGCGTCCCATGGCTAAGAACTCCGCCCAGCGTCCTTCGCGTTCCTCGCACCCCGCGTCTGGCGTTCGCAAGCGCGCGCGCCTCACCTCCGCGGACCTCGATAAGGTCTTTGGGGGCGCCCAGGACGACGAGGTCGACAACACGGTCGTCGACACACCGGTCGATCCGGCGCCCGTCGACGCAGCACCCGCCGACCCGGCACCTGCCGACCCGGCACCCGTCGATCCCGCCCCCGTCGAGTACGCCGAGCCAGCCCCCGCGCCGGCAGGAACCCACACCGAAACGCTCGACGACGGAACCTCGTACGTCGCGCAGAACGACGACCCCTTCCTGACGCAAGCGGCCGTCGAAGGTCGCGAGGTGAACGTGCCCAACGCCGTCCTGACCGGCGACCCGGCGGCGCTCGGCCACACCGCGTACCCGACCTTGGATGGCGAGCCGACGGCCGCCGCACCGACCGTCGACGCGCCCGGCCTCGTCCAGGAGCCCGGTGTCGGCAACCACTTCGAGCTTCTCCCGAATGGCGGAACCTACCTCGCGCAGAACGACGACCCGTTCCTGACGGCTGCATCCGTCGAAGGCCGCGAGGTCAACGTCCCCAACGCAGTGCTCACGGGCGATCCGCAAGCCGTGGGGCACATGCCGTTTGCGGCGCCGAACGTTGACGGCGTGCCGACTGCCGGCGCGAGCCCCTGGGAGCACGGCGACCCGAGCAGCGCGCTTCGAGCGAGCGACCTCTCCCCGCACGTCGTGGGCGGCGTCGATCTCAGTCAGCACAACCTCCCCGCCGAGCAGCTCGAGACGCTGCGCGCGCATCTCGCCGGTCAACCGGTCGACGACGGCAAGCTCGGCGCGATCCCCAACAACGTGTGGGCTCACCTTCAAGCGGCCGAGAACGGTGGGACGTTCGACCTCGCTCGCCGCGAGGGCTTCTCGCCAGCGAAGCTCCCGTCGCTTCCAACGCCCGCGCTTCCGCCCGGCATGTTTGCGACGAACGTTCCCGGTACCGTCATTAGCGCGCAGAACCCTGCCCTGGGGCCTTTGCCCGATGGCAGCCCGGCAAGCATCTTCATGCAAGGGGCCGGGCTACCGGGCGCACAGCCTGCTGCCGGCGCGCCGACCGATCTTGCCTCGGCGCTGCGTCTCGGACAAACGTTCAATCCGCTCATCAACGCGGGGCAGCGCATCGCGTCCACGTGGACCGGCCACGATCCGAAGGCCTACGCGCCGTGGCTCGCGCAGGTGGGCGTTGGTCTGGGCGTGGCCGCCGACGTCGCCGAAGGCAAGAACCCCCTCGATTCGATCATCAAGAACGAAGACAAGGCGATGCTCGCGGTCTACGGAGCCAATGCGACGCAGACCGTGATGGCGGGTCTCCAGGTGGTCAAGGATCTCGGCCCCACGGCGAGCAAGCTCATCCCGAGTCTCGGCGGCACGGCGACCGCCATTGGCGTCCTAGGCCTCTCCAACTACACGCCTGCCGGCGATGTCATCAAGGACATGGCCGATGCAGGGCTCGTGATTCTCCCGGCCTTCGCAGGCGGTCCTATGGGCTCGGCGGTGATGACCGGTATGATGCGGCAGGCCATCGGACACGGCTACGCGATGACCGAGACGCGCATCAACGATCTCGACAAGGGCATGCGCGAGCTGGCTGCCGCGCCCGACACGCCGCCGGAGATGCGCCAAGCGGTGGAGTACGCGCGCCAGACGGGCGACTACCGCGACATGGTCCAAGTTGGCAAAGACAAGGAAGGCGCGCCGGTATTGCTCTACGGTAAGTCGCCCAACGAGTGGTCGCCGTGGCAACTCGCTGTGGAGCGGGTGCGGCATGACGAAGCTGTCGCGGCGTCCCCCTCGGGCCAGATCGCTGGGCCGGCGACCGAGCCAAACCCAGCGGCCGTTGCCGCCTGGCAGCGACTCGAGATGCGGTACGCCGAGGACAACGGATTCCTCGGTCGGGCCCGCGTCCCCGCGGTGATCAACTCCCACAGCTTCCAAACCGGCGATCTTCAACGCATCGACCCGACAGGCAACTACGCCGCGCTGGCCCGGGCGCATCAAGCCGCGGTCGCCGACTACCGCGCGAAGGGCATCGATCTCCTTCAGCACTACGGGTACGTGAAGAAGTAGGTCGCGGGCGACGGCAGCGCTGCTGAACCGGCGGGGCCACAGCATCGCACAGGAGCGAGCTCCCAAGGGCCGAAGGCAGGGCGACCCCCCGCACCCGGGCCGGGCCACGAGGGGGCCTCTCCTGGGAGGCCAGGCGCGGTTTGGTTGCCCACTCGTCGTAGGGGCCGGATGTCGTTTGGGGCTCGGGGGGCCCATGGCGCGTTTAGACACGTTCCCAGGGGTTGCGTTGCATGCACCGGGACCACCGACAGTCAGGCGAGTAGGCTTCGGCCATGCTCCTCACGACGGCGCGCCTCGTGGCGTCTCGCCCCACGCGCGAGCACCTCTCGGACCTCGAGGCGCTCTTCGCCGACGAACGGGTGAATTGGGACTTTCGCGCCTACGGCATCCCGCCGATCTCTGCCGAGACGTTCCTCGAGCGTTGCGACGCTCGCTTCGAAGCCACGGGCCACGCCCACTCGGTCCTGCACAAGAAGGACGACGGAGCCTTCGTCGGCCTCACGGGGCTCGCCTACCAAGAGATCGAAGGCGAGGCACTGCTCGAAGTCGGCTACCGCTTGGCGTTCGAGCATTGGAAGAAGGGGTACGCAACGGAAGCAGCGCTCGCGTTTCGCGAGCACGCTTTCCGTGAGGTGGGCGTCTCGAAGCTCATCGCACTCATCCGGCCCGACAACGTCACGTCGCTCGCGGTGGCGGGACGGCTCGGCATGCGCTTCCAAAAGATGGTTCCGTGGAAAATGGTGCCCGAGCCCATCGGCCTCCATGCCATCACGCGAGACGAGTGGCTCGCGCTTCGCCAAGGTTCGTCCCCGCGCTAACCTCCCGCCCATGATGTTGCCGCGCTCGTTCCCGGCCGCCGCCCTCGCCGTCACACTCTCAGGTTGCGCCGCGTCGGGCTCTCCCGTCGGTGCGTCGAACGATGGAGGTGCGAGCGCGTCTGACGCTCCGCCGGTCGGCGTCGCCAACGACGGCGGCGTTCTTTCGCAGGGCGACGGGGCGTCCGCGGAACAAGACGCCGCCACGAAGCCCGTCGCGACGGGCATGCGCGTCTTCGCGACGAGCGCCACGCACAACGGCAACCTCGGAGGTCTCGCCGGCGCCGATGCCTTGTGCGAAGCGGCGGCCAAGGCGGCGAAGCTGGGAGGCACCTTCAAGGCATGGCTGTCGGACTCGACCACCAACGCCTCGCAGCGCATCGCCGGGGTAGGGCCGTGGACCCTGGTTGACGGCACGGCCGCGTTCAAGGGCAAGAGCGTTACGTCGTTTCCGGTGCACGATCTCGACATGGACGAGAACGGCGAAACGGGAAAGAAGGGCCTCGTGTGGACCGGTACCGTCCTCGGCGGCAACGCCAGCACCGAGACGTGCAACGACTGGTCGTCGACGGGCGCGAGCGGGACCTCGGGCTACCCGCACGTCATCGACGACTGGAACGACGATGGCAGCGGCGGTTCTCCGTGCAACCTCGGAGGCCGGCTCTATTGCTTCGAGCAGTGAGGTCCCACGGCAAACCCGAAAGGGGGAACCTTCCCGCTGTTCGCTAGGGTCTCTTGCCTAGAGTGCTAGCGTGCTCGCTTGTGCAGAGGATCAACGCGAGGCGCGCTTGCGCTAGCGTGCTTCCCGGAGGGTTCCTATGACGACCATGCGTGCGCTGGCTTGTTGCGCGTCTTTGCTTGCGTGTTCGGGCGGCACGACCAGCGGGCCTGGGGTCTCTGGTGACGGCGGCCTCAGCGCTGGTGGCGGCGATGGGGGAGTCGCCGCGAACCCCAGCGGCGCTGCAGCGCCCCTCACGGCGGTCGAGGGGGGGCTCACGGGCACATGGATCGAGCAGCGAGTGATCGA
Coding sequences within it:
- a CDS encoding S9 family peptidase produces the protein MLRTSSCPLPRLPRSPRSLRLSTSLVLVSLAPLPLAAAGCGTPDLPITSVSAPVGSAPASATQPPPAPRARAEAPKAPIALEEYFKTKRVSGLSFSHDEKRIAFISDEGGRLDLYVRPLTGGPATQITKAQGFVHSFRFSPKDDRLAYELDDGGDELPRLYLTNAKGDAPAAVVPDLPKGRRTRFVEWSPDGTKLTYLSNARDERAMDLYEFDVTKKATTVLWKAEGNLSFHAISADGKRFAIAETKSDADNNVYLVERASADKKTLLTPHEGAALHEVQAFARDGQSLLITSNAEGEFTTLVSLDLATKKQKTLRKENWDVELGVPSASGRYLVSASNVDGVPKIVVNDVRANKEVTLPPAPKGGAFSPWGATRSGTWFLGFSRSERYFAVNLLSDTTPASPHVIDLKERKIIAVAEPLPASLAGHEMVAGTSVQIPSFDGRSVPAYLYAPKGAGPFPAVIDVHGGPTAQSRRTFSPMRQYLVSKGYVVLVPNVRGSTGYGKTWTQLDNLDLGGGPLKDIVACKKYMVAKANVAEGRVVVMGGSYGGYMALAAAAFTPDEFVANVDYFGVSDLKSLVESFPPYWASFASYIYKKFGDPKNPEHATYQHDRSP
- a CDS encoding helix-turn-helix domain-containing protein — its product is MVWKAKSVLEQRNSLVLRYRAGERMTELSREYGVSRKTGYKYVERYEAWGDAGLVDLSQRPKQTPTALAEQFVSLIVDARRRHPTWGPKKPRVLLISSTPA
- a CDS encoding GNAT family N-acetyltransferase codes for the protein MLLTTARLVASRPTREHLSDLEALFADERVNWDFRAYGIPPISAETFLERCDARFEATGHAHSVLHKKDDGAFVGLTGLAYQEIEGEALLEVGYRLAFEHWKKGYATEAALAFREHAFREVGVSKLIALIRPDNVTSLAVAGRLGMRFQKMVPWKMVPEPIGLHAITRDEWLALRQGSSPR
- a CDS encoding DUF1554 domain-containing protein; its protein translation is MMLPRSFPAAALAVTLSGCAASGSPVGASNDGGASASDAPPVGVANDGGVLSQGDGASAEQDAATKPVATGMRVFATSATHNGNLGGLAGADALCEAAAKAAKLGGTFKAWLSDSTTNASQRIAGVGPWTLVDGTAAFKGKSVTSFPVHDLDMDENGETGKKGLVWTGTVLGGNASTETCNDWSSTGASGTSGYPHVIDDWNDDGSGGSPCNLGGRLYCFEQ